Proteins encoded in a region of the Nitrospira sp. genome:
- a CDS encoding FAD-dependent oxidoreductase: MTTPSAESVVILGTSLASLVAACELARLGYHLTLIEHPSWADDLSASEHMLGCHRELQTLLRALPESEPPARTPATPLEFFLPDGRIASYRPTTLPGSLHWIAGLVRFRGLSWSDRWQLLSYLERIWEQELAAPTTLDQRTADAWLASIGQSPSARDHIWSPLIRFLTGNALTDLSAASCARALTPPFLTDARASSCTKLSSAQRQGLHRQLKTVLSTLGIQVLAQTDLPHIQFGQHRIEHVRLGDGHSLLATWYLSGIPHHALLKLLPDRLLTRYGYFSQLSDLTDLSAISVHLTGSAPAAGPRLVLLPGQGFQSVSVSTGDPSTALYELSVVGDVPFIERTEADLIGLAKQELQRLFPALQAVPLHSTALHRHPRAALSLTSGSPILRPIQQSPVQNLLVAGSWTDTGWPTSSESAIVSARRCVAAITGSRLDPISFT; the protein is encoded by the coding sequence GTGACCACTCCATCCGCAGAATCTGTTGTCATCCTCGGTACCTCGCTCGCAAGCCTGGTCGCGGCCTGCGAACTGGCCCGTCTGGGCTATCACCTGACGCTCATCGAACACCCCAGTTGGGCCGACGATCTCTCGGCGTCTGAGCATATGCTTGGCTGCCATCGAGAACTACAAACCTTGCTCAGGGCTCTCCCAGAATCGGAGCCCCCGGCACGAACCCCGGCCACCCCGCTTGAATTTTTCTTGCCTGACGGACGCATCGCCTCCTACAGGCCGACGACACTTCCCGGATCACTCCATTGGATCGCCGGACTCGTTCGGTTTCGCGGCCTGTCCTGGAGCGATCGCTGGCAGCTCCTCTCCTACCTCGAACGAATCTGGGAACAGGAGCTCGCTGCCCCGACCACCCTGGACCAGCGCACCGCCGACGCCTGGCTGGCATCGATCGGACAGAGCCCATCCGCACGTGACCACATCTGGTCGCCTCTCATTCGATTCCTCACGGGCAACGCACTGACCGATCTCTCGGCCGCCTCCTGTGCACGAGCCTTGACGCCCCCCTTTCTCACCGACGCGCGCGCATCCTCCTGCACCAAACTCAGCAGCGCGCAACGCCAAGGCCTGCATCGCCAATTAAAAACCGTCTTATCAACACTGGGCATACAAGTCCTGGCGCAAACGGACCTCCCCCACATTCAATTTGGACAGCATCGTATCGAGCATGTCCGCCTGGGCGATGGGCACAGCCTCCTAGCGACCTGGTACCTGTCCGGCATACCGCATCACGCGCTCCTGAAGCTGCTCCCGGATCGGCTGCTCACCCGGTATGGCTATTTCTCGCAACTGAGCGACTTGACGGACCTCTCCGCCATCTCCGTCCATCTGACAGGGTCAGCCCCGGCGGCCGGACCGCGCCTCGTGCTCTTGCCCGGACAGGGATTCCAATCTGTGTCAGTCTCCACGGGGGATCCCTCAACTGCCCTCTATGAATTGTCGGTGGTCGGCGATGTCCCGTTTATTGAACGGACAGAGGCCGATCTCATCGGCCTGGCCAAACAAGAACTCCAGCGCCTATTTCCTGCCCTCCAGGCAGTTCCGCTGCACTCGACCGCGCTCCATCGACACCCACGGGCTGCGCTGTCGCTCACATCCGGATCACCGATCCTCCGTCCGATCCAGCAAAGCCCCGTGCAGAACCTGCTGGTCGCCGGCTCCTGGACCGATACCGGCTGGCCCACCTCGAGCGAGAGCGCCATCGTCAGCGCACGTCGATGCGTCGCCGCCATCACCGGCTCCCGTCTTGACCCCATCTCCTTCACCTGA
- a CDS encoding uracil-DNA glycosylase, with the protein MTATPLQDLAKSLHNCQRCKLAKLGRSQVVFGVGNPHASIMFVGEAPGANEDLKGEPFVGAAGRILNDLLQSANLSRDDIYIANVIKCRPPENRDPELDEVEICKPFLLQQIQLIRPKLVCTLGNWATQTLLERKVGITKVKAQAFYMKDFVLFPLLHPAAALHQGGLLDTLKADFKKLKEFLDRNTKPAEPTSPASPTALTLQIDPPHPTQMDLF; encoded by the coding sequence ATGACCGCCACCCCGCTCCAGGATCTCGCCAAGTCTCTCCACAACTGCCAGCGCTGCAAACTGGCCAAGCTGGGGCGCAGCCAGGTCGTCTTCGGCGTGGGAAACCCGCATGCCAGCATCATGTTCGTGGGGGAAGCCCCGGGGGCCAATGAGGATTTGAAGGGCGAGCCGTTTGTCGGCGCGGCGGGGAGAATTCTCAACGACCTCCTGCAGTCGGCCAATCTCTCACGCGATGATATTTACATTGCCAATGTCATCAAGTGCCGGCCGCCTGAAAACCGTGATCCCGAACTCGATGAAGTGGAAATCTGCAAGCCGTTCCTCCTGCAGCAAATTCAGCTGATTCGTCCGAAATTGGTCTGCACGTTGGGGAACTGGGCGACGCAAACGCTGCTGGAGCGGAAAGTCGGCATCACGAAGGTCAAGGCGCAGGCCTTCTACATGAAAGACTTTGTGCTGTTCCCGTTGCTCCACCCGGCGGCGGCACTGCATCAGGGTGGACTGCTCGACACGTTGAAAGCGGATTTCAAAAAGCTGAAGGAATTTCTCGACCGGAACACGAAACCGGCCGAGCCCACATCGCCCGCGTCACCGACAGCGCTGACTCTACAGATCGATCCGCCGCACCCGACACAAATGGATCTCTTCTAG
- a CDS encoding YbhB/YbcL family Raf kinase inhibitor-like protein, whose translation MQFLVWGMMILAALAFPNAGVAAEFSLTSPTIKDHSTIGNDHVFNGFGCTGQNVSPLLQWEHAPKDTKSFALTVYDPDAPTGSGWWHWVIFNIAPTVASLPAGAGKADSPSAPQGSIQSMTDFGQPGYGGPCPPQGDKPHRYIFTLYALKVDQLPLKQEASGAMVGYYLKQNALAKASFTAMYGR comes from the coding sequence ATGCAATTTCTGGTATGGGGCATGATGATTCTGGCCGCACTGGCATTTCCTAACGCGGGCGTGGCCGCAGAATTTTCGCTGACGAGTCCGACGATCAAGGATCACAGTACGATCGGCAATGACCATGTGTTCAACGGGTTTGGCTGCACGGGGCAGAATGTCTCCCCGCTTCTGCAGTGGGAGCATGCCCCGAAGGACACCAAGAGCTTTGCCTTGACGGTCTATGATCCTGACGCCCCGACCGGCAGCGGCTGGTGGCATTGGGTCATTTTCAACATCGCCCCCACCGTGGCTTCGCTGCCTGCTGGAGCCGGCAAGGCTGACAGTCCATCCGCCCCGCAGGGGAGCATTCAAAGCATGACGGATTTCGGCCAGCCCGGGTATGGCGGTCCCTGCCCGCCACAGGGCGATAAGCCGCATCGCTATATCTTCACGCTCTACGCGTTGAAAGTGGATCAGCTTCCGCTGAAGCAGGAGGCTTCGGGGGCGATGGTCGGCTATTATCTGAAGCAAAATGCTCTGGCAAAAGCCTCATTCACGGCCATGTACGGTCGGTAA
- a CDS encoding metallopeptidase TldD-related protein yields MNNLPQQPNGYAQLAADVLARAKQCGAMEADIVVADGETFSVQVRVGVVDRLSKAREKRLGLRVFVGKRSATTSTSDFSVDSLHRLVDETCTLAKAVVPDEVSGLPEASQMATDWPDLDLYDSTKLGTDRQIDLAKRAESAALSADPRMTNSEGGEFDSSSGRVVLANSHGFVGEYRSSSFSISVSPIATDAATGGMQRDAWYEVQRKFSLMASPESIGQEAARRTLRRLGGRKVSTKRVPVIFDQDAAGSLLGNLCSAISGYSLYKRASFLLDQLGNRIASEHLTIYDDGRMAGGLGSRPFDGEGLATRKNTIVERGVLKSYLLDSYSGKKLGLPSTGNASRSVGESPSVGPTNFYLVPGTKTLQEMIGSVKEGLYVTELIGFGINMVTGDYSRGACGFWIENGELAYPVEEITIAGNLKQMFTDIETVGSDLVFRSRIASPSLKLGELMVAGN; encoded by the coding sequence ATGAATAACTTACCGCAACAGCCCAACGGGTATGCGCAATTGGCCGCGGACGTGCTCGCCCGGGCCAAACAGTGCGGCGCGATGGAGGCCGACATCGTGGTTGCCGACGGAGAAACCTTTTCCGTCCAGGTGCGTGTCGGCGTGGTGGATCGCTTGAGCAAGGCTCGCGAGAAGCGGTTGGGATTGCGGGTGTTTGTCGGGAAGCGGTCCGCAACGACCTCGACCTCTGACTTTTCTGTCGACTCATTGCATCGCCTGGTCGATGAGACCTGCACGCTGGCAAAGGCGGTGGTGCCGGATGAGGTGTCGGGGTTGCCCGAGGCGTCGCAGATGGCGACCGACTGGCCGGATCTCGACCTCTATGACAGCACCAAGCTTGGGACCGATCGGCAGATCGATCTGGCGAAGCGGGCGGAGTCTGCGGCCCTGTCGGCGGACCCGCGCATGACGAATTCGGAGGGGGGCGAGTTTGACTCGTCGTCCGGCCGAGTCGTATTGGCCAACAGCCATGGATTTGTCGGTGAGTACCGCAGCTCGAGCTTTTCTATTTCGGTCTCTCCCATCGCCACGGATGCCGCAACCGGCGGGATGCAACGGGATGCATGGTATGAAGTGCAGCGCAAGTTCAGCCTGATGGCATCCCCCGAGTCGATCGGCCAGGAAGCCGCGCGACGGACGTTACGCCGCCTTGGCGGTCGCAAGGTGTCCACGAAGCGGGTGCCGGTGATTTTCGATCAGGATGCCGCCGGAAGTCTCCTCGGTAATCTTTGTAGTGCAATTTCAGGCTATTCGCTCTACAAACGAGCCTCATTCCTCCTCGATCAACTCGGCAATCGGATCGCGTCGGAGCATCTCACGATCTACGATGATGGCCGTATGGCAGGCGGGCTGGGCTCCCGTCCATTTGACGGCGAAGGGTTGGCCACACGCAAGAACACGATCGTCGAACGGGGGGTCCTGAAGAGTTATCTGCTTGATTCCTATTCCGGCAAAAAGTTGGGCCTGCCGTCGACCGGGAATGCCTCGCGGAGTGTGGGGGAGAGTCCATCGGTCGGACCGACGAATTTCTATCTGGTTCCCGGTACGAAGACACTGCAGGAGATGATCGGGTCGGTTAAGGAGGGGCTGTACGTGACTGAGCTGATCGGATTTGGGATCAACATGGTGACCGGGGACTATTCCCGCGGGGCCTGCGGATTTTGGATCGAGAACGGAGAGCTCGCGTATCCCGTCGAAGAGATTACGATCGCCGGCAATTTGAAACAGATGTTCACCGACATTGAAACGGTGGGAAGCGACCTGGTGTTTCGTAGCCGGATTGCAAGTCCGAGCCTGAAGTTGGGCGAGTTGATGGTGGCGGGGAATTAG
- the tldD gene encoding metalloprotease TldD, with amino-acid sequence MADSGQLAKFGMTDLEVFQALDRLNVRDVDYADLYFESRVSESVSMEEGIVKRASKSISQGVGVRATAGEKTGFAYSDELTKKDLEVAADTARYIANSPKGDRSLPVPTQRRPTRDLYPVERAKAEVATADRVALLNAIDAEARRYDPRIKNVLASFNTEYKVVAVATSDGTLIGDVQPLSRLQVTCIAEENGNRQVGSFGGGGRVGFEFYQEEGRYLGYAREAAREAILNLSAVDAPAGVMPVVLGGGWPGILLHEAIGHGLESDFNRKKTSAFSNLIGKRVASDVCTIVDDGTLPFRRGSLNMDDEGTPTGRTVLIEKGILRGYITDKLNARLMGIPLTGNGRRESYQSIVLPRMTNTFMLAGESDPDDIVKSVKRGLYAVSFGGGQVDITSGKFVFSASEAYLIEDGKITKPVKGATLIGNGPEILTKVSMVGHDLKLDNGIGTCGKDGQSVPVGVGLPTLKIDEITVGGTQR; translated from the coding sequence ATGGCTGATTCCGGGCAGCTCGCAAAATTCGGCATGACGGACTTGGAAGTATTCCAGGCCCTTGACCGGCTCAATGTCCGGGACGTGGACTATGCCGATCTCTATTTCGAGTCGCGGGTGTCGGAATCCGTCTCCATGGAAGAGGGCATCGTCAAACGGGCGTCGAAAAGTATTTCCCAGGGCGTCGGGGTGCGGGCGACAGCCGGAGAAAAAACCGGATTTGCCTACTCAGACGAGTTGACGAAGAAAGATTTGGAAGTCGCTGCCGATACCGCTCGCTATATTGCAAATTCTCCCAAAGGTGATCGCAGCCTGCCTGTGCCGACGCAGCGGCGGCCGACGCGGGATCTCTATCCCGTCGAACGGGCGAAGGCCGAGGTGGCGACTGCGGATCGAGTGGCGCTGCTCAATGCGATCGACGCTGAGGCGCGGCGCTACGACCCGCGTATCAAAAATGTACTGGCCTCCTTTAATACGGAATATAAAGTGGTGGCCGTGGCGACATCGGATGGCACGTTGATCGGAGATGTGCAGCCGTTGTCCCGACTTCAAGTCACCTGTATTGCCGAAGAAAACGGCAATCGGCAGGTGGGATCCTTCGGCGGGGGCGGGCGGGTTGGATTTGAGTTCTATCAGGAAGAGGGTCGGTATTTGGGATATGCCCGGGAAGCGGCTCGCGAGGCGATTCTGAATCTTTCTGCGGTGGATGCGCCGGCAGGGGTCATGCCGGTGGTGCTTGGAGGAGGATGGCCGGGCATTTTGCTGCATGAGGCGATCGGCCATGGACTCGAATCAGACTTCAATCGGAAGAAGACCTCGGCTTTTTCCAACTTGATCGGCAAGCGTGTGGCCTCCGACGTCTGCACCATTGTGGATGATGGCACGCTCCCGTTTCGTCGCGGCTCGCTCAATATGGATGATGAAGGGACGCCGACCGGACGCACGGTGTTGATCGAGAAGGGGATTCTTCGCGGCTACATCACGGATAAACTGAACGCGCGGCTGATGGGCATTCCGTTGACCGGTAATGGACGGCGGGAAAGCTATCAAAGCATTGTGCTCCCCCGGATGACGAATACATTCATGCTGGCCGGCGAATCGGATCCTGACGATATTGTGAAATCGGTCAAGCGCGGGCTGTACGCCGTATCCTTTGGCGGCGGGCAGGTGGACATCACTAGCGGGAAGTTTGTGTTCTCGGCGAGCGAAGCCTATTTGATTGAGGACGGGAAAATTACCAAGCCGGTCAAAGGAGCGACGCTGATCGGCAACGGTCCGGAAATCCTGACGAAGGTCTCGATGGTCGGGCATGACTTGAAGTTGGATAATGGGATTGGGACTTGCGGGAAGGACGGCCAGTCTGTGCCGGTCGGAGTGGGATTGCCGACCTTGAAGATTGATGAAATCACCGTCGGCGGGACGCAGCGATAA
- a CDS encoding isoprenyl transferase — translation MSQTPSSSNLESLSEQELTSKLELELLPKHVAVIMDGNGRWAEFRSLPRIAGHREGINSVREMITLSLELGIQHLTIYAFSQENWNRPTQEISALMGLLEHYLSTERASLIEQGVRFRAIGRLDALPESARRWVRTTEQETAHLSKLHLTVALSYGGRTEIVDAVRSIVKDAQAGSLRPDQIDETLLSRYLYTHPLPDPDLLIRTSGETRISNFLLWQLAYTELYFTSTPWPDFRRREFLLALIEYQRRERRFGRVLSTVSS, via the coding sequence ATGTCACAAACACCGTCTTCATCCAACCTCGAAAGCCTTTCCGAGCAGGAATTGACGAGCAAATTAGAGCTGGAGCTCTTGCCCAAACACGTCGCCGTCATTATGGATGGCAACGGACGCTGGGCCGAGTTTCGCAGTCTGCCCCGCATTGCCGGTCATCGGGAGGGGATCAATTCCGTCCGCGAAATGATCACGCTGTCTCTCGAACTGGGCATTCAACACCTGACCATTTACGCATTCTCACAGGAGAATTGGAATCGACCGACACAAGAGATTTCCGCTCTAATGGGCCTCCTAGAGCATTACCTGTCCACCGAGCGAGCCAGCCTCATTGAGCAAGGCGTTCGCTTCCGCGCAATCGGACGACTCGATGCGCTTCCAGAGAGCGCCCGGCGGTGGGTCCGGACAACCGAACAGGAAACCGCGCATCTGAGCAAGCTGCATCTGACTGTGGCGCTCAGTTACGGTGGACGAACCGAGATCGTCGACGCCGTTCGCAGCATCGTGAAGGATGCACAGGCTGGATCGCTTCGGCCTGACCAGATTGACGAAACGCTGCTATCCCGCTATCTCTACACCCACCCGCTTCCTGACCCCGACCTGTTGATTCGCACCAGCGGCGAGACCCGCATCAGCAACTTCCTCCTCTGGCAACTGGCTTATACCGAGCTCTACTTCACCTCAACACCCTGGCCTGATTTTCGGCGACGTGAGTTTCTGCTTGCGTTGATCGAATATCAACGACGCGAGCGCCGTTTCGGCCGAGTCTTGAGCACCGTGTCCTCCTAA
- a CDS encoding phosphatidate cytidylyltransferase — translation MDNLSPVDVHGNRGTGPTAPASTPARRFDARRVYTALIGIPIVYAIIRYLPPWGLTLLVVIGGAIALLELTRMGFGDRRNPALTGLALGLTALLIVRLHWAFSIEAILLSGLAGALLAMLWSSNVITSRFHDTAVALFGPLYIGLTLSTLVSTRTLPSGEWLIVFIALVTWASDIGAYYAGTLWGRHPLAPSISPKKSIEGLAGGLALAMAVALLTQIWLVPQLTMVHAAMLGLLMTGTGLVGDLCESALKRAVGVKDSGGILPGHGGMLDRLDSLLFTAPTFYYYVTLVCGLSPLP, via the coding sequence GTGGATAATCTCAGCCCAGTAGATGTGCATGGCAACCGGGGAACAGGACCGACTGCGCCAGCCTCCACGCCAGCTCGCCGCTTCGATGCCCGGCGTGTCTACACCGCACTGATCGGCATTCCGATCGTCTATGCCATCATTCGCTATTTGCCGCCATGGGGTTTGACCCTGTTAGTGGTCATAGGCGGAGCTATCGCTCTACTTGAGCTCACGCGCATGGGCTTCGGTGATCGTCGCAATCCGGCGCTGACCGGACTCGCGCTTGGACTCACGGCGCTCTTGATCGTTCGTCTCCACTGGGCGTTTTCGATAGAGGCCATCCTGCTATCGGGTCTCGCCGGCGCGCTGCTGGCGATGCTCTGGTCCTCAAATGTCATCACGTCCCGTTTCCACGATACAGCCGTCGCCCTATTCGGCCCCCTCTATATCGGACTCACACTCAGCACGCTTGTTTCAACACGCACCCTGCCATCCGGCGAATGGCTGATTGTGTTTATTGCCCTGGTGACCTGGGCCAGCGACATCGGCGCCTACTATGCAGGCACTCTTTGGGGACGCCATCCCCTGGCCCCGTCGATCAGCCCCAAGAAATCCATTGAAGGCCTGGCGGGTGGATTAGCCCTGGCCATGGCAGTCGCCCTCCTGACACAAATCTGGCTGGTCCCGCAGTTGACCATGGTTCACGCCGCGATGCTGGGCCTGCTGATGACCGGTACGGGCCTCGTAGGGGACCTCTGCGAATCGGCACTGAAACGCGCGGTGGGAGTGAAGGACTCCGGCGGCATTCTCCCCGGTCACGGCGGCATGCTCGACCGTTTAGATAGTCTCTTGTTCACCGCCCCCACCTTCTACTACTATGTGACATTAGTCTGCGGCCTTTCGCCGCTCCCTTAG
- a CDS encoding 1-deoxy-D-xylulose-5-phosphate reductoisomerase — protein MKTIIILGSTGSIGTNTLDIVQRFPDEFRVAGLTAGNNIDKLEEQIRTFTPRVVAVSHETAAATLRQRCAGLPVEILSGEAGIAQVASLPEAELVISAIVGAAGLVPTLTAIRSGKHIALANKEPMVMAGKLMQEEAHTHGVRIFPVDSEHSAIFQSLEGHRLEDVRRLILTASGGALWTVAKEELQQVTPERALKHPNWKMGSKITIDSATLMNKGLEVVEARWLFDIPESRIEVMVHRESIIHSLVEYEDRSMIAQLGLPDMRTPISYAMRYPERLPLDLPSLDLTEIGTLSFCKPDHDRFPCLNLGYESLRTGGTMPATMNAANEVAVDAFLNGGIRFTEIAEVIRQTMDAHTPKAVSSLEDALEADRWAREKAESLVHALPR, from the coding sequence ATGAAGACCATCATCATCCTGGGCTCCACCGGTTCGATCGGCACGAATACCCTCGATATTGTTCAACGATTCCCCGATGAGTTTCGCGTTGCCGGACTCACCGCCGGCAACAATATCGATAAGCTGGAAGAACAGATTCGCACGTTCACCCCACGAGTGGTGGCCGTGTCACACGAAACCGCCGCAGCGACGTTACGGCAGCGCTGCGCGGGTCTGCCTGTCGAGATTCTGTCCGGCGAAGCAGGCATCGCTCAGGTCGCCTCCCTGCCGGAGGCCGAACTGGTGATCTCCGCCATTGTCGGAGCCGCCGGACTAGTGCCCACCCTCACCGCGATCCGCTCAGGAAAACATATCGCCTTGGCCAATAAGGAACCGATGGTCATGGCGGGCAAGCTGATGCAGGAGGAAGCCCACACACATGGCGTCAGGATCTTCCCGGTCGACAGCGAACACAGTGCGATCTTTCAGTCACTGGAAGGCCATCGCCTTGAAGACGTCCGTCGATTGATTCTCACGGCGTCCGGCGGAGCGCTCTGGACCGTGGCGAAAGAGGAGTTGCAACAGGTCACACCCGAGCGAGCGCTCAAGCACCCCAATTGGAAAATGGGCTCGAAGATTACCATCGACTCCGCCACACTGATGAATAAGGGCCTCGAAGTCGTCGAAGCCCGCTGGCTGTTCGACATCCCAGAATCCCGTATCGAAGTGATGGTGCATCGGGAAAGCATTATTCATTCGCTGGTCGAGTATGAAGACCGCTCCATGATCGCCCAATTGGGATTGCCGGACATGCGAACGCCGATCTCTTATGCGATGCGATACCCCGAACGGCTGCCGCTCGATCTGCCTTCGCTCGATTTGACGGAGATCGGCACGCTCAGTTTCTGCAAGCCGGACCATGACCGGTTTCCCTGCCTCAACCTGGGCTACGAGTCCCTCCGGACGGGGGGAACCATGCCGGCTACGATGAACGCAGCGAATGAGGTGGCCGTCGATGCCTTTTTGAACGGCGGCATCCGATTTACCGAGATCGCTGAAGTCATCCGCCAGACGATGGACGCCCATACGCCCAAAGCCGTGTCCTCTCTGGAGGACGCCCTGGAGGCCGATCGGTGGGCCAGAGAAAAAGCGGAATCTCTGGTCCATGCCCTCCCCCGTTGA
- the rseP gene encoding RIP metalloprotease RseP: protein MMFAFTWSPDTLWILMQKAWWFLVVLGVLVAFHELGHFLAARWVGVKVLKFSLGFGPKIFGRQVGETEYLLSAIPLGGYVRLFGEDETEAATPEDQRRSFAHQGLWGKVLIVAAGPGFNFILAYLIFAGWLSTGAPLFVPTFRDLSPDIEALVPGSPASAAGMEIGDHITKVNGKEISTRTELLDAVAHSKGEALSLEIKRGAQVKPLSVIPVPLQGQPTQADEPMYTIGIEETPPLVTSVMHGLPAAVAGFQAGDRVIGIDGQTIYTWLQMTTIVRDSPNKSLHVDVLRNGQRIPLVVTPSAEKATVNGQSVEVGKIGISGPGRSLMHADNPLQAVYQGLDATWGWTELTAIGLYKMVVGDISSKNIGGPLTIANISGEAASQGASSVIFLIAILSINLGVLNLLPIPILDGGHLLFFLIEGILRKPLGDRQREIAQQAGLVLLVGVMIFAFWNDLERIFLR from the coding sequence ATGATGTTCGCATTCACCTGGTCTCCCGATACCCTCTGGATCCTGATGCAAAAAGCCTGGTGGTTCCTGGTCGTACTCGGCGTCCTCGTCGCATTCCACGAGCTCGGACACTTCTTGGCGGCCCGCTGGGTGGGCGTGAAAGTCCTCAAATTCTCTCTCGGGTTCGGCCCGAAAATTTTCGGGCGCCAGGTCGGCGAAACCGAATACCTCCTCTCGGCCATTCCCTTGGGTGGATACGTCAGACTGTTCGGCGAAGACGAAACGGAAGCGGCCACCCCGGAAGACCAGCGGCGATCATTCGCCCATCAGGGGTTATGGGGGAAAGTGTTGATCGTGGCAGCCGGCCCCGGTTTCAACTTCATTCTGGCCTATCTCATTTTTGCCGGATGGCTCTCGACGGGAGCGCCCTTGTTCGTTCCGACCTTCCGCGATCTCAGCCCGGACATTGAGGCGCTGGTGCCTGGCTCGCCTGCATCCGCAGCCGGCATGGAGATCGGCGACCATATTACCAAGGTGAACGGGAAAGAAATTTCCACGAGAACGGAGTTATTGGATGCGGTGGCTCACAGCAAAGGGGAAGCCCTTTCGCTGGAAATTAAACGCGGGGCACAAGTAAAACCGCTTTCCGTTATCCCGGTTCCCCTGCAAGGTCAGCCGACTCAGGCTGACGAGCCGATGTATACGATCGGGATTGAGGAGACTCCCCCTCTGGTTACCTCAGTCATGCACGGGTTACCGGCTGCCGTGGCAGGATTCCAGGCAGGAGATCGGGTCATCGGCATCGACGGCCAAACCATCTATACCTGGCTTCAGATGACGACGATTGTACGGGATAGCCCGAACAAATCGCTGCACGTTGATGTGCTACGTAATGGCCAACGCATCCCACTGGTCGTCACCCCAAGCGCTGAGAAAGCAACCGTCAACGGCCAATCCGTGGAGGTAGGCAAGATCGGCATCTCAGGACCTGGCCGGTCACTTATGCATGCGGACAATCCTCTCCAGGCCGTCTACCAAGGGCTCGATGCCACATGGGGATGGACCGAGCTTACCGCCATCGGGCTCTATAAGATGGTTGTCGGAGACATCTCGAGCAAGAACATCGGCGGCCCGTTGACGATCGCGAACATTTCAGGGGAAGCCGCCTCCCAGGGCGCCTCCAGCGTCATTTTCTTGATCGCCATTCTGAGCATCAATCTCGGCGTCCTGAATTTGCTTCCGATTCCGATTCTGGACGGAGGACACTTGCTCTTTTTCCTCATTGAAGGCATTCTGCGCAAACCGCTTGGCGACCGGCAGCGGGAAATTGCACAGCAAGCCGGGCTGGTCTTATTGGTTGGCGTGATGATCTTCGCCTTTTGGAATGACCTCGAACGTATCTTCCTCCGTTAA